One genomic segment of Cystobacter fuscus DSM 2262 includes these proteins:
- a CDS encoding OPT/YSL family transporter: protein MARPVLPPLPTSPTGIPQAPPSLQRPRYGWLPPPGSWKFHLLLSSVAIFVLGPLGGIAASYMNFSLGIFVGGQVLAGILGSAVTYGYGPEGKHGANYIQTMAASVASMCAMAVLIQAMVWLGMPQPPAWHLMLFLGCVGMFGVGVGMLYTPLLVDRLQLDFPSGHAVANILRALTDKRLLKRSIAKLGGGAGAGSLVAWLTEHVAALGAAGLSASTVGVGLVVGSRITVPAMVGGLLGAAATPWLREHGWLKADEPFRKIGFLVGLAMICGAALVDLSLLAVQAVERVRNRARLPADEVPAWKQVNLPRLLAWVAFWGVAVVLVATRLLGQPLGFILFGMALSLLFVLVNGIAYGMTDQNPVSSAFVVSVLLMSLLGLKEPLVGLMSASILLICTSVGSDMQQDRSTGWRLGTDRTVQFRYQVVGIVMGAVLCVGLARVFMSAYPVLAINQLDDPTAPVGQWGSAMTYKIVGAIRSLGTLSDHTVKALLFGLAVGLLIEVARKLLKRDARYTRFVQGSRTGFAVGWVMDAVLLSSPYASSFGGFVNLSVALWFGVGGILSSLWNTLSRRAPPQSAGAPGEGEVLPEDMSTTSLVGGGLLAGESLYFLVLGLAGLAALLG from the coding sequence ATGGCCCGGCCCGTCCTCCCGCCCCTCCCTACCTCCCCCACTGGTATTCCCCAGGCGCCGCCGTCCCTTCAACGGCCGCGCTACGGGTGGCTTCCCCCTCCGGGCTCGTGGAAGTTCCACCTGCTGCTCAGCTCGGTGGCCATCTTCGTGCTGGGGCCGCTGGGGGGGATCGCCGCCTCGTACATGAACTTCAGCCTGGGCATCTTCGTGGGCGGGCAGGTGCTGGCGGGCATCCTCGGCAGCGCCGTCACCTACGGCTATGGCCCCGAGGGCAAGCACGGCGCCAACTACATCCAGACCATGGCGGCGTCGGTGGCCTCCATGTGCGCCATGGCGGTGCTCATCCAGGCCATGGTGTGGCTGGGCATGCCGCAGCCGCCCGCCTGGCACCTGATGCTCTTCCTGGGGTGCGTGGGCATGTTCGGCGTGGGCGTGGGGATGCTCTACACGCCGCTGCTCGTGGACCGGCTGCAACTGGACTTTCCGTCGGGCCACGCGGTGGCCAACATCCTGCGGGCGCTCACCGACAAGCGGCTGTTGAAGCGCTCCATCGCCAAGCTGGGGGGAGGCGCGGGCGCGGGCTCGTTGGTGGCCTGGCTCACCGAGCACGTGGCCGCGCTGGGAGCGGCCGGGCTGAGCGCGTCCACGGTGGGGGTGGGCCTGGTGGTGGGCAGCCGCATCACGGTGCCCGCCATGGTGGGGGGTCTGCTGGGCGCGGCCGCGACGCCCTGGTTGCGCGAGCACGGTTGGCTCAAGGCGGACGAGCCCTTCCGCAAGATTGGCTTCCTCGTGGGCCTGGCGATGATCTGCGGTGCGGCCCTGGTGGACCTGTCGCTGCTGGCGGTGCAGGCGGTGGAGCGGGTGCGCAACCGGGCGCGGCTGCCCGCGGACGAGGTGCCCGCGTGGAAGCAGGTGAACTTGCCCCGGCTGCTCGCGTGGGTCGCCTTCTGGGGCGTGGCGGTGGTCCTGGTGGCCACGCGGCTGCTCGGCCAGCCCCTGGGCTTCATCCTCTTCGGCATGGCGCTGTCGCTGCTCTTCGTGCTCGTCAACGGCATCGCCTACGGCATGACGGATCAGAACCCCGTCTCCAGCGCCTTCGTGGTGTCGGTGCTGCTCATGTCGCTCCTGGGGTTGAAGGAGCCGCTGGTGGGCCTGATGTCCGCGAGCATCCTGCTCATCTGCACCTCGGTGGGCAGTGACATGCAGCAGGACCGCTCCACGGGCTGGCGCCTGGGCACGGACCGCACCGTGCAGTTCCGCTACCAGGTGGTGGGCATCGTGATGGGCGCGGTGCTGTGCGTGGGGCTGGCGCGCGTGTTCATGAGCGCCTATCCGGTGCTCGCCATCAACCAGCTCGATGACCCGACGGCGCCCGTGGGGCAGTGGGGCTCGGCCATGACGTACAAGATCGTGGGCGCCATTCGCAGCCTGGGCACGCTGTCGGACCACACGGTGAAGGCGCTGCTCTTCGGCCTCGCGGTGGGCCTGCTCATCGAGGTGGCGCGCAAGCTGCTCAAGCGCGACGCGCGCTACACGCGCTTCGTCCAGGGCTCGCGCACGGGCTTCGCGGTGGGGTGGGTGATGGATGCGGTGCTGCTGTCCAGCCCCTATGCCTCGTCCTTCGGAGGCTTCGTCAACCTGTCGGTGGCGCTGTGGTTCGGCGTGGGCGGCATCCTGTCCTCGCTCTGGAACACGCTGTCGCGCAGGGCGCCGCCCCAGTCGGCCGGCGCTCCGGGCGAGGGCGAGGTGCTGCCCGAGGACATGAGCACGACGTCGCTGGTGGGCGGAGGCCTCCTCGCCGGCGAGTCGCTCTACTTCCTCGTCCTCGGGCTCGCCGGGCTGGCGGCGCTGCTGGGCTGA